A genomic segment from Roseibium algicola encodes:
- a CDS encoding CBASS cGAMP synthase — MTLANAHALFCGLKSTPSYLANLTIDDEERKGLLDARRAIRATLKSAAKHLVIEDKYWQEGSRFKDSWRQRPDTIELKFMTQGSFAYGTLNAPAQAPWQEIDLDDGMYVPVDFLESGEPALAAKALFEFVETALKPLCDENDWGVTQKANCVRVKLWHGAHIDIPIYSIPRIKFGQLVEAATKMDFADGLFSQKRISQMNRLPSDQVMLARRDGTWVQSDPQQLHEWVQARKDRFGAVYLRLCRFYKGWRDFIWIDSPLSSLCIMRTVEMALNEFDGFPSDERDDELILKVAELVPGYFDGKISNPVLTNLHLNEWKKKERAVIVKAANDLKDEMTSALHRTGDAERVVQKLRDRFGDRIPYRPDAVKIGSRIEAVQQSSPDKVAAPSVIASTSG, encoded by the coding sequence GTGACCTTAGCTAATGCTCATGCCTTGTTTTGCGGCCTGAAGTCCACCCCAAGTTATTTGGCAAATCTTACAATCGACGATGAAGAGCGTAAGGGGCTCCTGGATGCGCGCAGAGCAATCCGCGCCACTCTAAAATCAGCGGCGAAACACCTTGTCATAGAGGACAAGTATTGGCAGGAAGGAAGTCGTTTCAAGGATTCCTGGCGCCAGCGTCCCGACACAATTGAGCTCAAGTTCATGACCCAAGGCAGTTTTGCCTATGGAACATTGAATGCACCTGCCCAAGCGCCTTGGCAAGAAATCGATCTCGACGATGGAATGTATGTTCCGGTAGATTTTCTTGAAAGTGGTGAACCTGCGCTCGCTGCCAAGGCGCTCTTTGAGTTTGTGGAGACTGCCCTCAAACCTCTTTGTGACGAGAATGACTGGGGAGTTACCCAAAAAGCAAACTGCGTTCGTGTAAAGCTCTGGCACGGCGCCCATATTGACATTCCGATTTATTCAATCCCGCGTATTAAATTTGGACAGCTCGTCGAAGCCGCAACAAAAATGGATTTTGCCGACGGGCTTTTCTCGCAGAAACGCATCTCTCAAATGAATCGCCTCCCTTCGGATCAGGTAATGCTCGCGCGCAGAGATGGCACTTGGGTTCAATCTGACCCTCAGCAATTACATGAGTGGGTTCAAGCAAGAAAAGACCGTTTCGGAGCCGTATATTTAAGGCTGTGCCGCTTCTATAAAGGGTGGAGGGACTTCATTTGGATCGATTCCCCTCTCTCGTCCCTCTGCATCATGCGCACCGTTGAAATGGCCCTCAATGAATTTGACGGCTTCCCCTCTGATGAACGGGATGATGAATTGATTTTGAAAGTGGCAGAATTGGTTCCCGGTTACTTCGATGGCAAAATTAGCAATCCTGTCCTAACAAACCTGCACTTGAATGAGTGGAAAAAAAAAGAGAGGGCAGTCATCGTTAAAGCAGCCAATGACCTAAAAGATGAAATGACCTCGGCACTTCACCGAACAGGCGATGCTGAACGTGTTGTTCAGAAACTTCGCGACCGTTTTGGTGATAGAATTCCATATCGCCCCGATGCGGTAAAAATTGGCTCAAGAATCGAAGCTGTGCAACAGTCTTCCCCTGATAAGGTCGCAGCTCCCAGCGTAATTGCTTCAACATCTGGATAA